The nucleotide window TCGAACGTGGACTTGGTCGACCCGAACGAGGGGCCCGGACGCACCCACGGCTGGCTCGCGGAGGGGGTGCCAGTCGGCGCGTACAAGGCGCTGCCGGCGGCGTACGCCAACCGCGACCAGTACCTCGACGAACCGGACGACGCGCTGTCCGTCACGGCGGTCGTCAACGACACGGAGATGATGAGCCGTCTGCTGCGGCCGGACGGGCCCGGACTCCACGACGAACGGCAGGCGTCCGTCGCCCACTACGCCCGTCGGGAGGAGGCGCTCAACGTGGACGTGACCGTCGAGGAGAACCTCTCGGCGCCGGAGCTGGCACAGGTGTTCGGGTCCCGCAACGACCTCGTCCACTTCCTGGGTCACCACGACGAGGAGGGGCTGGACTGTGCCGGGGGGTACCTCCACCCGGACAGCGTCGACAAGTCCCGGACGGAGACGTTCTTCCTCAACGCCTGTGGGTCGTACCCGTTCGGCCAGGCGCTCGTCCGGAAGGGCTCCGTCGTCGGCGGCGTCACCTTCGAGTCCGTCCTCGACGACGACGCCTTCGAGGTGGGCTCCACCTTCGCCGGGCTGATGACCCTGGGGTACACCGTCTCCCGCGCGCTGGCGATTGCCAGCCAGAAGTCGATCGCGCCGAAGGACTACGCCGTCGTCGGCGACGGCACACACCGGGTGATGCAGTCGGACGCGCTCGTTCCGCCCGAGATGCAGGTGTTCGAGACGGAGGGCGGAGAGTACGAGATTGTGCGGAAGGCTGTCGACACTGGGATGTTGGGCGGAGAGCAACAGACTAGTTTCGATACGGGCGATGAATCTCTCCGTCTGGTCGGACAGACGAAAGTTTTCAGTGTTGATACTGGCGGACTACTCGAAATGTTGAGAACACAGAACTCGCCAGCAAGATTCGACGGTGAACTGCTCTGGCCCGACAAACTCACGCAGAGAATCGAGTGATCGTTACGGGCCAGGGTTGGTGACAGTGTGTTCGCCCGTTGTACTCACTCTATCTCTCACCTCTTCCCCAGCATCCCAGATCAGATCGAGAGTATCAAACCCACCAGACGCCACCTCGCCGGCAGCGGCAGCGGACCCCTGGAGCGCGACGAGTACGACGAGCGCCAGGAGCGCGGCGAGGAGACGTGGGTGTGTGGTGAGCAGACGCGATGCGTGGCTCTTCAGTGTCGACCGTGCACTACGCGCGAGCGGCATACCGGTTCGTTGTGAATCTGTACCATTAAACCTGTCTACGGTGAAATCGATCTCCCCGCGAGAGGAGGCTACACGCGGACGTAGGGTTTTTCGGGTGGGTTCGATAGGATTAAGTTGGCAGGCAATCATTAGTGTGACATAACATGTCGACCGAACTGGAAGCGGAGCTTCAGGGAAGCGATCCTACAGCGGTGCTCCGGGAGTTCCTCTCGGAGGCGGCACCGTCGTCGGTGTACCACCTCGTCGACCTGCCGTGGCCGTACATCGCGTCACTGACCGAGGCAGCCACCGAGTTCGACCCGGCAGAGCTGCCGGAGCTGCGGCTGTTGGGCCGTCGAGAGACCCTCGTGAGCCTGCGTCAGAGCTTCTTGGGGGCTGCACGCGCCGCGAACCTCGTCGAGGCCGACCGGCTGGCCGTCCGCGAACGGGAGCCGACCGGCGACACGCCCCTGATCGTCGGGGAAGAACGTGTCCACGTGCCGCTCCTGTTGGACGGCACCGGTGCCGCAGTCGTCGCCACGCGTGGCTCGTTCGCAGAACAGGCCGGCGAGTCGGTCGCGAGCGCCTGGGAGGGCGGCGAGCCGTTCTCGCTGCGGACGCCGGCGCTGGAGCGCATCCGCGACACGATGGCGTCCGACCTGGGGTCGGGGCTCAAGGAGGACTTCGACCAGAGTCTCGCGCGCGCCGCGACGCAGCGCGACCCCGGCGACTTCGAGCCGGTGACGGCCGCCGTCGTCGTCGCCGCCGCCAACGGGACGCTCCACTACGACCTCAGCCGCTGGGGGGAGTCCGTCGGCCTGGCGTCGAAGGCCACCTTCTCCCGCCGGAAGGGCGAACTGGAGGACATGGACGTCATCACGACGGAGAAGGTACCCGTGGAGATGGGCCGCCCGCGCCAACGGCTCCACCTCACCGACGAGTACGACAGCAAGCTAGGCGATCACGGCGTCGACGAACTCGTCGCCCGTATCGCCGGCTGAGCCGACACCGAGCGACCTCGGCGGTCTCGACTGGGGCGACGCGGCGGTGTGACGCCGCGTGTTCAGACTACCACCACACGAACGGTCGCGTCTGTTCGGGGCGACGCGACCCTACGCGGTCTCCTCTCCCACGGCCTCGCGGTCTCGACGACACCGTAGTCGCTACTCTGGCGACGGTGTCGTCCGGCTCGAGGGTGCGGTCCTCGACCGACTCGTGGGTAGCAATCTTCGGCCAACTCGTCTCTAGCGGTCTCCGACCGACTCGTCTCTAGCGGTCCCCGACCGACTCGTCTCTAGCGGTCCCCGACCGACTCGTCTCCAGCGGTCTCCGACCGACTCGTCTCCAGCGGTCTCCGACCGACTCGTCTCTAGCGGTCCCCGACCGACTCAAGAGTCTCCTGCGGCGTCGAAGTTCGGCCCGTCTTCGCCGATCATCGGACAGCTCCGCACCCGGAAGTGGTCGCTGTCGCGCACCTCCACGATCTCCGTCCCCTCGTGGCCACACGACAGCTCCGGTGGCGACGAGAGGTACGGACACTGCTGGCAGTACTGTCGCTTGTCGACGACGTGTTCCGGCGCGTCCGTCGCCGTCTCCTCCACGGGCTCTGCGGCCGACTCCGAGTCCGGCTGTTGGAACCCCTCGTCGGTCTCCAACCGCTCCCACGCCTCCTCCGGGTCGATGTCCGCCGTTTCGACCGTCTCGAACGGTGACTCCTCCGGGTCGACGGCGTCGGCGTCGCCCGCCACCTCCGCCGCGAGCTCCGACAACGGCACGTCCGCCCCGGCGTCGTCGGCTGTCGTCTCCGCGGTCTCGTCGGCTGCCGTCTCTACGGTCTCGTCGGACGACTCTTCGGGGTCGTCGGCGTGACTGCCGGAGTAGGTGTCGTCCGGGATCTCGTCCAGCAGATCACCGGACGAGTCGCTCGACTGCGCGTCGTCGTCCGAAGTCTCCTGGCTCGCGTCGCCGAAGTCGACCTCGACGTCGTCGGAGTCGAACCCCTCCCCGTCGGCTGGCTCGTCTGTGTCGTCGACGTCGGGCTCGTCTGGGTCGTCGAGACCGCCGGCGCCGATCTCGTCCGCGAGGTCGGACAACGGCGCGTCTCCGGAGTCACGGTCGTCGTCCGCGTCGTGGTCGTCGGGCGGGTCGCCGCCCGGGTCGTCGTCAGTCACGGTCGTTCACCCCGTCTTCGGCCGGGTCGGAGAACAACGTCTCCACGTCCGCCGGCTCCGCGGGGTCGTCGTTGCCGACCTCGCGGCGGGCCGCAGCCCCGGGGTCGGTGTGGTCCGTCGGACCGTCCGCCGACCGCTCGACGGCGTCGCGCGACTCCTCCAACGCCGGGCGGTCGGCGACGACGAGCCGCGCGGGTCGGAAGAACCCCGTGTCCGTGTCGACCCCCTCGTACGGCGCCTCGCAGTGGGGACAGCGGGCGTCCGCCAGCAGGCCGAGGTAGACGGTCGACTCGCAGGTGCCACAGACGGCGTCGGTCACCCCCTTCTGGGTGGCCTCGTGTTGGAGCGTCTCGGCGGCCGCCCGACGGTCGTCTGCCGCCTCCAACTCCGCCAGCCGGTCGCGCAGCCGGGTGATCGCGGAGACGAGCCGGTCCGTGCGGGAGCGTACGTCGTCGGTCCCCTCCTTCAGCCCGCGGAGGATACTCTCGTAGTTGTCGAACCCGCCGTCGACGCTGGCTTCCAGCGCCTCGACGGTCTCGCGGACCGACTCCGTCTCCGCGAGCGCCGCCTCCGCGGAGTCGGTGGCCGAGTTCGCCTCCGAGGCGACCGCCTCCATCTCCGTGCGGAGCTCCGGGTGGTCGTGGTCCGCCGACGCCTTCTCGTCGGCCTCGCGTTTCACCTGGATCACCCGTTCGCGCACGTCCTGGATCTTCTCGTCCACCTCCGTCTCCAGGTCGGCGACGCGCGACTCCAGCGTCGACAGCTCCTCGGCGTCCGGCTGCGGGAGGAGCGTCTCGTGTTCGTCGAGCAGGCGGTACGCGGCAGCTGCTCGCGCGAGCACCTCCGACGGGCTGCGGCCGGTCTCGGCGGCGCGCGCGGTTACCCACTCACGCAACGGCTCCGGCAACTCGACGGCCTCCTCTCCGTCCATCGGTCGTACTGGCTTCGTGACGGCGACCTAAGTAACCCTGCGGTTCACCTGATCTTCCGCACGTCGCTGATGTCCAGTCCGCCGTCGTGGATCTCCGTCTCGAACTGGACGATGTTCTCCGACTCTAGCTGGGAGAGCACACCCCGGAACTCCCGGACCACCATCGTCCGGGCGCGCTGTGAGCCGCCGGACTCCCACCGGAACTCCAGGGTGCCGCCGCTGGCGTCCATCAACTGGCCGTACTGGATCTCCGTCAGCGTCTCGACGTTGACGATCGCGAGGAGGAGACAGCCCCACGAGTGGGCGGCCTTCCCCAGCCCGCGGGCCAGCATCGCCACGTCGTCCCACTCGATCTCGCCGCCGGCGGCGTCCACGAGCTCCGTCAGCGAGTCCAACACGACCACGTTCCCCTGGGCGTTGTCCGAGAGGTACTCCCCGACGGCGCTCAACACCTCCTCACGATTCTCCCCGCCCGAGAGGTCCCGCAGCGAGGTGGCCTCGCCGACGTACCACTCCCGAGGGATGCTGGACAGCTGGAAGTACTCCTCGGAGAAGTCCTGGAACTGGATCTCGTCGATCGCGGCGTCTACGATCTCGTCGTCCATCACGTACCGGAGCTCCCGTTCCACGTACCCCTCGCCGGCCGACAACGAGAGGTAGTGGACCGCCTCCGGCCGCTCGGTCCCCTCGTCTAGCTCCCCGTAGTAGAGGTCGAACAGCTCCGGGTCCGACAGCGCGAGCGCGTTCATCGCCGCGCTCGTGTACGCGAACTCCCGACCACCGGCGCCGGACTCGCCCGCGACCAACACGCTGTTGCCGGGCGGCGCGCCGCCGCCGAGCACGTCGTCGAGTCGCGCCACGCCGAACGGGAGCAGTGCCATACTTACACTGTGGCGTGGCGGCGTTTAGGGGTTGTGGCGGCCGAGACCACCGACACGGAGCTGTGGCGGCTGTCACGTCTGTCCCCCACTCGTCCGGTCGTGAGAGTTTCCGAGCGAAAATTTCACGTTGGCTTACATCCTCGCGTCGAGTGTAGAACAGCTGCCCGACTCGCTGACGGGGGTCGTCTACCTCGTGACCGGGATCGTAGTCGGGTCGATCGTCGCCGTTCCAGTCGTGAGCGCGGCGACCGACGACGGGGGACTGTTGTACCCGACGCTCGTGTACGTGTTCGTCGCCCTGGGAGTCGCACTGGTGTCGGCTCCGTCAGTAATCGAGGGATACAGATCGGTAGAGGTCGGCGACGAGTGATCGCCCCTCGGGGTGTTGCGAGCGCCGGGCGTCCACCGAGTCGAGGAACACGCCGTGCGGCGGCGACCCGTCGTCTCCGTCGAACGGTCCGGCGTCTGCAACCGCCTCGCCGAACGAGACGCTGCCGGCAGGACGACTCGGCTCTCTGATCGGACACACCTCTGCCCAGTGGTGGATACCAACGCTCATGTGACTGCTGGCGTTATGCCGACCACGATGCAGTTCTGTGACGACTGCGGCTCGATGATGGTCGCGCAGGGCGACCAGATGGTCTGTACCGACTGCGGCACGGCCGCCGACAAGGACGCCGGCCTCTCGGAGGCGTACGAGTCCACCGAAGAGCAGAGCACGGACGACGTGATCGAGACAGAAGAGGGAGCCAACTTCGAGGGGAAGCCGACAGAGGAGACCAAGTGCGAGGAGTGTGGCCACGACGAGGCGTACTACACGTTCAAACAGACCGCCTCCGCCGACGAGCCGCCGACGCGGTTCTTCAAGTGTGTCGAGTGTGGCCACCGCTGGCGGGAGTATAATTAGAGTTTGGAGAAAGTCCTTGGGTCCCCAGATTTGACCACTCGTTCGAACCCCGCCTGCTCAACAGTGAAAACTGGGATTGAGCGGCCTTCTGCTGCATTCATCGCTTTATCAGTAAATCCATTTATACTAATAAACAATATTCTGTTGCAAATAGAATCAGTTATGTATGTTTCAGACTGCCCACAGAACTGATGTACGTAACCCGGCGAAATTGGGCTTTTTTCCCACTTGTTCTCTACCATCGTTGAAAGGCCAAAGAAGTCAGCAAACCACCCAGGCGGATTGTACCCTTTGACTATGACATCTAGTTCGCCAGTCTCCGTCTGTTCTTTTACCACCACGTTCACACCCTCTATCTGCGAAAATATTATTCCGACATAGTAGTCAAGCTCTATTCCGCGCTTTGAGGGACTTTCTACCGATTTTAGATCTTCATAGAGAGATATTAATCCAGGCTCAGGTATGCTAGCTGACTCCATACAGTAGTATCGTACCGTTTCTGAGAAGTCGCTAAAAAAATCGTAGTGATTGGACCTCAGCTCAAACGTAAGTCTCCAGTTTCGTTTCTCAGCACTATCGAACTGATTACCGCACAGATCGCATCTCACATGCCCTTCTGGGAGCGATTGAGTCGAATGGGTTGAATATATACAGTCACAGTTTGGACAGCTTAGTTCAACCATACTTTGTACTTCCCCTTCGTCCTCAAGAGCTTCGAGAACAGCCACAGTGTATTCTTCATCGATTCCAGCTTCACTTGAGAGGTCTCTAACGGTGGCAGTTGAGGCATTCTTTTTCACTAATTCATTAAGTGAACTTTCTAATCGTTTCCGATCCTTCTCGGGTACCCCCTCTATTTTCTTTGACAAGCTCATAGATTATTTCTAACACCTCGTTGTACACTTGTTCCATCTCAACGGTCTGGAAGCTGACCCTGTGGTCCTTCCAGTTCAATTGTAAGCGTATTTCCCTTTCAAACCCACCCACATCTAGCACAGCATACCCAGATATTACTGTTCCTCCTCGGTTTTGTACTAACTTCTCGTACTCAGAATCCTCTCGAACATCCTCACGCACTCCGCTGCTCCGACCGGAGGTGGCAGATACATCCCTAACAGTCTCATCATCATTCTCCCTGAGTCTCAGCTTCACCGACGAAAACCGCTCCACATGCTGGCTTTCAAGATCATCCTTTATAAGATCACCAATGCGTATTCTCCCCGACATCGTCTCTTTCTGGCCGAAAGAATCCCTTATGCCTGTAGTGATCCCCTTGGCGACTTTGTCGTTTGATGTTCTCACCTCATACACTTCTTTATTCCTATAGAATACAACTGGAACCGCTTTGCTCACGCCTTTGGACCTCGTCTGCATAGTCTTTGGATCAGTATGTCCAACGAAGTCTGTGTATGAGAATGTGAGATAGAGGTTACCTCTGATCTCTTCGCACTGCTCAACACTGTACCTCGGAGCAGCATCATCGTCACGATTAAAGTGCTTTTTGACTGTTCTTTCGATAGACTTGAATGACTCAGAGTCCAGTCCAGAGAGTTCGTAGTAATTGGTTGATCCTGATTTTGCATACTTATACGCGCAGACGAGATCAGTAAGCTGATCACTAGACAGCTCGTCAACGACAGTCGCCGTGAACCGGTTAGGATCTGTATCCGCTTTTATATTATTTGCCCGGAGGAACCTTCGAACCGCCTCTTTAGCTATATCGTAAGACTTGATAAACTCCAGACGGCTGTCAGCATCTACTGAGGACTCATCAGAAAGGTCATTCAAGGTACTCATATTATCGTCCTGGCTCCCCTCTCGTTAAAATCTGTTGGAAAGGGCTATAGCATATCTGATACTAATAGCCCCTATATCCCAGTATCAGAGCCACTCACCAAATATTAGATAGTATGAGCAGAGCTAGCAGGTATAAAAAATTGGTGATTGAAAGTCCGTAGAGACAGCGTCTACTGGCGGACGACGTTCGTCGCGCGCGGACCCTTCTCTGCCTGTTCGATTTCGAACTCGATCTCTTCGCCTTCGGTGAGGTCCGGCCCGCCGACGTCCTCCATGTGGAAGAACACGTCCTCCTCGGAGTCGTCAGTCGCAATGAAACCGTAACCGCCCGTGTCGTTGAAGAAGTCGACCTTCCCTTCTGCCATAGCAACTCGAACGAGGCCGGACACACCTATAACCCTTTCCGTTCGTCCACGAGAGCGGGGTGAGAGTGGTCATCTGTCACACACGACCCCGTCGTTTCGAACAAACGTTTTCGTTCCCGACAGTGTCGCGGCCGCGCAGCCGACGTTCAGTCGCTCGTGTCGGAGATCACTGTCCGTTCTGGAAGTTCTCCGCGAGCGCGTCCGGGAGCCAGCCGGCGACGTGGTCGGCGACGGTCCCGGCCTGGCCGACGAAGAAGTGGTCGGCCGGGAGCGACACGGTCTCGGCGCCGGCCGTCTCGGCGGCTTCGACGACCGGCTCCCAGTCGGCGACGTCGTCGCGCGTGCCGGAGACGACGAGTGTCGGGGCGTCGACCTCCGGAACGGCCGCGACGGCGTCGAGATCGTCCGCGATCCGGGCGGTCGGCGCGAGCGCGGCGACGGCGTCCACGCGGCGGCCCGTCTCGGTCGCCTCGCCGGCGACGACGAGCGACAGCGTCGCGCCGAAGCTGAAGCCGAACAACCCGACGCGGTCCGAACGCTCGCGCGCCCAGTCGACGGCCGCTCGCACGTCGGCGCGTTCACCGTACCCCTCGTCCCAGTCACCGTAGTCGAAGCGGAGACAGTCGACACCGCGGGCCGTCAGATCGTCGGCGACCGCCCGCAGGCGCTCGTCACCACGGTGACCGCGGTGTCGTGGGTGCGGGGGGCAGGCGACGACACAGGCCGTCGCGTCGCCGTCGGCGCGATCCAGACTGGCCCGCACGTCCCGGCCGCCGGGGACGAGAACCGTGTCGCTGTCGGTCACGGCCGTTCGTCGGGACTGGAGGGGCAGGAGACTGTCGGTCCACCGGGGGGCGAGTGAAACGTGTGATTAGGATTTATTGGGTAGAGTCCCAATGACCGACCATGGGAATCCTCTCTCGGGCATCGTACGTGGTCCGGTCGAAGATCAACACGCTCCTGAACCGGGCCGAAGACCCCTCCGAGACGCTCGACTACAGCTACGAGCAGATGCGCGACGAACTCCAGGAGGTCAAACAGGGCATCGCGGACCTGACGACCCAGAAGAAGCGCCTGGAGATGCAGAAGCGCAACTTGGAGGACAACGTCGAGAAGCACAACGAACAGGCACGCGAGGCAGTCCAGCAGGACCGCGAGGACCTCGCCCGGAAGGCGTTGGAGAAGAAGAAGTCGAAGATGAGCCAGATCGAGGAGCTGGAGGGACAGATCCAGGAGCTCCAGAGCACCCAAGACCAGCTCGTCGAGAAGAAGAACCAGCTCCAGGGCCGGATCGAGGAGTTCAAGACGAAGAAGGAGACGATGAAGGCGCGCTACGAGGCCGCCGAGGCGTCCAACCGCGTGAGCGAGGCGATGTCCGGCGTCGGCGACGAGATGGAGGACGTGGGTCGGGCGATCGACCGCGCCGAAGAACGGACAGAGGAGATGGAGGCGCGCTCGGAGGCGATGGACGAGCTCCAGGCGACCGGCACGTTCGACGACGCGCTCGCGGACGGCGACGAGATCGACCAGGAGCTCCAACAGGGTCGGGCCGACCGCGAGGTGGAGACGGAACTGGAGACGCTCAAGTCCGACATGGGCAAGGGAAGCTCCGGCGGCACCAACGGCGCCGACACGGAGACCGAGACGGAGTCGACGGACGACGTCGACCTCTCGGACCTGGACGACGGGGGGACCGGCTCGAACGAGGAGATCGAAGCGGAGCTAGAGGAGATCAAAGACGACACGGACGAGAAGTCGAACTGAATCGATCCGGGCCGGTCGGACCTGGTCCGGTCTGCTCCCCGAGAGAGGGGTCTCGTTACTCGACGGCTGTGAGTCGGCCTTCGCGGACGGCACGGAACCCCAGTTTGTCCGCGTACCCGTCCGTCGACATCAACACGGGGTAGAAGGCCTCCTGGGCCTGGACGGACGCCCCGTCTCGGCGGGCGAACGCCTCGCCGGCGGCGACCCGTCGGAAGTTCTCGCCGGTGAACACGTCGCCGGCCCGGCCGGCCTCGCCGACGATCCGGAACAGTTCTGG belongs to Halobaculum sp. MBLA0143 and includes:
- a CDS encoding PspA/IM30 family protein — translated: MGILSRASYVVRSKINTLLNRAEDPSETLDYSYEQMRDELQEVKQGIADLTTQKKRLEMQKRNLEDNVEKHNEQAREAVQQDREDLARKALEKKKSKMSQIEELEGQIQELQSTQDQLVEKKNQLQGRIEEFKTKKETMKARYEAAEASNRVSEAMSGVGDEMEDVGRAIDRAEERTEEMEARSEAMDELQATGTFDDALADGDEIDQELQQGRADREVETELETLKSDMGKGSSGGTNGADTETETESTDDVDLSDLDDGGTGSNEEIEAELEEIKDDTDEKSN
- a CDS encoding cold-shock protein, whose translation is MAEGKVDFFNDTGGYGFIATDDSEEDVFFHMEDVGGPDLTEGEEIEFEIEQAEKGPRATNVVRQ
- a CDS encoding CopG family transcriptional regulator; translated protein: MDGEEAVELPEPLREWVTARAAETGRSPSEVLARAAAAYRLLDEHETLLPQPDAEELSTLESRVADLETEVDEKIQDVRERVIQVKREADEKASADHDHPELRTEMEAVASEANSATDSAEAALAETESVRETVEALEASVDGGFDNYESILRGLKEGTDDVRSRTDRLVSAITRLRDRLAELEAADDRRAAAETLQHEATQKGVTDAVCGTCESTVYLGLLADARCPHCEAPYEGVDTDTGFFRPARLVVADRPALEESRDAVERSADGPTDHTDPGAAARREVGNDDPAEPADVETLFSDPAEDGVNDRD
- a CDS encoding transcription factor S — encoded protein: MQFCDDCGSMMVAQGDQMVCTDCGTAADKDAGLSEAYESTEEQSTDDVIETEEGANFEGKPTEETKCEECGHDEAYYTFKQTASADEPPTRFFKCVECGHRWREYN
- a CDS encoding RAD55 family ATPase; translation: MALLPFGVARLDDVLGGGAPPGNSVLVAGESGAGGREFAYTSAAMNALALSDPELFDLYYGELDEGTERPEAVHYLSLSAGEGYVERELRYVMDDEIVDAAIDEIQFQDFSEEYFQLSSIPREWYVGEATSLRDLSGGENREEVLSAVGEYLSDNAQGNVVVLDSLTELVDAAGGEIEWDDVAMLARGLGKAAHSWGCLLLAIVNVETLTEIQYGQLMDASGGTLEFRWESGGSQRARTMVVREFRGVLSQLESENIVQFETEIHDGGLDISDVRKIR
- a CDS encoding DUF5821 family protein, with the protein product MSTELEAELQGSDPTAVLREFLSEAAPSSVYHLVDLPWPYIASLTEAATEFDPAELPELRLLGRRETLVSLRQSFLGAARAANLVEADRLAVREREPTGDTPLIVGEERVHVPLLLDGTGAAVVATRGSFAEQAGESVASAWEGGEPFSLRTPALERIRDTMASDLGSGLKEDFDQSLARAATQRDPGDFEPVTAAVVVAAANGTLHYDLSRWGESVGLASKATFSRRKGELEDMDVITTEKVPVEMGRPRQRLHLTDEYDSKLGDHGVDELVARIAG
- a CDS encoding alpha/beta hydrolase is translated as MTDSDTVLVPGGRDVRASLDRADGDATACVVACPPHPRHRGHRGDERLRAVADDLTARGVDCLRFDYGDWDEGYGERADVRAAVDWARERSDRVGLFGFSFGATLSLVVAGEATETGRRVDAVAALAPTARIADDLDAVAAVPEVDAPTLVVSGTRDDVADWEPVVEAAETAGAETVSLPADHFFVGQAGTVADHVAGWLPDALAENFQNGQ